From Balaenoptera acutorostrata chromosome 8, mBalAcu1.1, whole genome shotgun sequence, the proteins below share one genomic window:
- the ZEB2 gene encoding zinc finger E-box-binding homeobox 2 isoform X4 — protein sequence MCSGHVQCVPLKSGLCNRGAGDRADARVVNYDNVVDTGSETDEEDKLQIAEEDGIANPLDQERSPASVPNHESSPHRSQALLPREEEEDEIREGGVEHTWHNNDILPASVDGPVKNANCTSDFEEYFAKRKLEERDGHAVSIEEYLQRSDTAIIYPEAPEELSRLGTPEANGQEENDLPPGTPDAFAQLLTCPYCDRGYKRLTSLKEHIKYRHEKNEENFSCPLCSYTFAYRTQLERHMVTHKPGTDQHQMLTQGAGNRKFKCTECGKAFKYKHHLKEHLRIHSGEKPYECPNCKKRFSHSGSYSSHISSKKCIGLISVNGRMRNNIKTGSSPNSVSSSPTNSAITQLRNKLENGKPLSMSEPTGLLKIKTEPLDFNDYNKVLMATHGFSGTSPFMNGALGATSPLGVHPSAQSPMQHLGVGMEAPLLGFHTMNSNLSEVQKVLQIVDNTVSRQKMDCKAEEISKLKGYHMKDPCSQPEEQGVTSPNIPPVGLPVVSHNGATKSIIDYTLEKVNEAKACLQSLTTDSRRQISNIKKEKLRTLIDLVTDDKMIENHNISTPFSCQFCKESFPGPIPLHQHERYLCKMNEEIKAVLQPHENIVPNKAGVFVDNKALLLSSVLSEKGMTSPINPYKDHMSVLKAYYAMNMEPNSDELLKISIAVGLPQEFVKEWFEQRKVYQYSNSRSPSLERNSKPLVPNSNPPTKDSLLPRSPVKPMDSITSPSIAELHNSVTNCDPPLRLTKPSHFTNIKPVEKLDHSRSNTPSPLNLSSTSSKNSHSSSYTPNSFSSEELQAEPLDLSLPKQMKEPKSIIATKNKTKVGSINLDHNSVSSSSENSDEPLNLTFIKKEFSNSNNLDNKSANPVFGMNPFSAKPLYTALPPQSAFPPATFMPPVQTSIPGLRPYPGLDQMSFLPHMAYTYPTGAATFADMQQRRKYQRKPGFQGELLDGAQDYMSGLDDMTDSDSCLSRKKIKKTESGMYACDLCDKTFQKSSSLLRHKYEHTGKRPHQCQICKKAFKHKHHLIEHSRLHSGEKPYQCDKCGKRFSHSGSYSQHMNHRYSYCKREAEEREAAEREAREKGHLEPTELLMNRAYLQSITPQGYSDSEERESMPRDGESEKEHEKEGEDGYGKLGRQDGDEEFEEEEEESENKSMDTDPETIRDEEETGEHSMDDSSEDGKMETKSDHEEDNMEDGM from the exons TTAAGAATGCAAATTGCACATCAGACTTTGAGGAATACTTtgccaaaagaaaactggaggaaCGCGATGGCCACGCAGTCAGCATCGAAGAGTACCTTCAGCGCAGTGACACAGCCATCATTTACCCAGAAGCCCCTGAGGAACTGTCTCGCCTTGGCACGCCCGAGGCCAATGGGCAGGAAGAAAATG ACCTGCCACCTGGAACTCCAGATGCTTTTGCCCAACTGCTGACCTGCCCCTACTGCGACCGGGGCTACAAGCGCTTGACATCACTGAAGGAGCACATCAAGTACCGCCACGAGAAGAATGAAGAGAACTTTTCCTGCCCTCTGTGTAGCTACACGTTTGCCTACCGCACCCAGCTCGAGCGGCATATGGTGACGCACAAGCCAGGGACAGATCAG CACCAAATGCTGACCCAAGGAGCAGGTAATCGCAAGTTCAAATGCACAGAGTGCGGCAAGGCCTTCAAATATAAACACCATCTGAAAGAACACCTGCGAATTCATAGTG GTGAAAAACCGTACGAGTGCCCCAACTGCAAGAAACGTTTCTCCCATTCTGGTTCCTACAGTTCACACATCAGCAGCAAGAAATGTATTGGCTTAATCTCTGTAAATGGCCGGATGAGAAACAATATCAAGACGGGTTCTTCCCctaattctgtttcttcttctcctaCTAATTCAGCCATTACCCAGTTAAGAAACAAATTGGAGAATGGAAAACCACTTAGTATGTCTGAACCAACAGGcttacttaaaattaaaacagaaccACTAGACTTCAATGACTATAATAAAGTTCTTATGGCCACACACGGGTTTAGCGGCACTAGTCCCTTTATGAATGGTGCACTTGGAGCCACCAGCCCTTTAGGAGTTCATCCGTCTGCTCAGAGTCCGATGCAGCACTTAGGTGTAGGGATGGAAGCCCCTTTACTCGGATTTCACACAATGAATAGTAATTTAAGCGAGGTACAAAAGGTTCTACAGATTGTGGACAACACAGTTTCCAGGCAAAAAATGGACTGCAAGGCTGAAGAAATTTCCAAGTTGAAAGGTTATCACATGAAGGATCCATGCTCTCAACCTGAGGAACAAGGAGTTACTTCTCCTAATATTCCACCCGTAGGTCTTCCAGTAGTGAGTCATAATGGTGCCACTAAAAGTATTATCGACTACACGTTAGAAAAAGTCAATGAAGCCAAAGCTTGCCTCCAGAGCTTGACTACTGACTCAAGGAGACAGATCAGTAACATAAAGAAAGAGAAGCTACGTACTTTAATAGATTTGGTCACTGATGACAAAATGATTGAGAACCACAACATATCCACTCCATTCTCCTGCCAGTTCTGTAAAGAAAGTTTTCCTGGCCCCATTCCTTTGCATCAGCATGAACGTTACCTTTGTAAGATGAATGAAGAGATCAAGGCAGTCCTACAACCCCATGAAAACATAGTCCCCAACAAAGCCGGAGTTTTTGTTGATAATAAAGCCCTCCTCTTGTCATCTGTACTTTCTGAGAAAGGAATGACAAGCCCCATTAACCCGTACAAGGACCACATGTCTGTACTTAAAGCATATTATGCTATGAACATGGAGCCCAACTCTGATGAACTGCTGAAAATTTCTATTGCTGTGGGCCTTCCTCAGGAATTTGTGAAGGAATGGTTTGAGCAACGAAAAGTCTACCAGTACTCAAATTCCAGGTCACCATCACTGGAAAGGAACTCCAAGCCGTTAGTTCCCAACAGTAATCCTCCCACAAAAGACTCTTTATTACCCAGGTCTCCCGTAAAGCCTATGGACTCCATAACGTCACCGTCTATAGCAGAACTCCACAACAGTGTTACGAATTGTGATCCTCCTCTCAGGCTAACAAAACCTTCCCATTTTACCAATATTAAACCAGTTGAGAAATTGGACCACTCAAGGAGTAATACTCCTTCTCCCTTAAATCTTTCCTCCACATCTTCTAAAAACTCCCACAGTAGTTCTTACACTCCAAACAGCTTCTCTTCTGAGGAGCTCCAGGCTGAGCCTTTGGACTTGTCATTACCAAAACAGATGAAAGAACCCAAAAGTATTATAGccacaaagaacaaaacaaaagttgGCAGCATAAATTTAGACCACAACAGTGTTTCTTCGTCATCTGAAAACTCAGATGAGCCTCTGAACTTGACGTTTATCAAGAAGGAGTTTTCAAATTCAAATAATCTGGACAACAAAAGCGCTAACCCAGTGTTCGGCATGAACCCATTTAGTGCCAAACCTCTATACACAGCTCTTCCTCCACAAAGTGCATTTCCTCCTGCCACTTTCATGCCACCAGTCCAGACTAGTATCCCCGGGCTACGACCATACCCAGGACTGGATCAGATGAGCTTTCTACCACATATGGCCTATACTTACCCAACTGGAGCAGCTACTTTTGCTGATATGCAGCAAAGGAGAAAGTACCAGCGAAAACCAGGATTTCAG GGAGAATTGCTTGATGGAGCACAAGACTACATGTCAGGCCTAGATGACATGACAGACTCCGACTCCTGTCTGTCTCGAAAGAAGATCAAGAAGACAGAGAGTGGCATGTATGCATGTGACTTATGTGACAAGACATTCCAGAAAAGCAGTTCCCTTCTGCGACATAAATATGAACACACAG GAAAAAGACCACATCAGTGTCAGATTTGTAAGAAAGCGTTTAAACACAAGCACCACCTTATCGAGCACTCGAGGCTTCACTCAGGCGAGAAGCCCTATCAGTGCGATAAATGTGGCAAGCGCTTCTCACACTCGGGCTCCTACTCGCAGCACATGAATCACAGGTATTCCTACTGCAAGCGGGAGGCGGAGGAGCGGGAAGCGGCGGAGCGCGAGGCGCGCGAGAAAGGGCACTTGGAACCCACCGAGCTGCTGATGAACCGGGCTTACTTGCAGAGCATCACTCCTCAGGGTTACTCTGACTCGGAGGAGCGGGAGAGTATGCCGAGGGATGGCGAGAGCGAGAAGGAGCACGAGAAAGAAGGCGAGGATGGCTATGGCAAGCTGGGGAGACAGGATGGCGATGAGGAGTtcgaggaggaagaggaagaaagtgaaaataaaagtatGGATACGGATCCCGAAACGATACGAGATGAAGAAGAGACTGGAGAACACTCCATGGACGATAGTTCAGAGGATGGGAAAATGGAAACCAAATCAGACCACGAGGAAGACAATATGGAAGACGGCATGTAA
- the ZEB2 gene encoding zinc finger E-box-binding homeobox 2 isoform X5, translating into MKQPIMADGPRCKRRKQANPRRKNVVNYDNVVDTGSETDEEDKLQIAEEDGIANPLDQERSPASVPNHESSPHRSQALLPREEEEDEIREGGVEHTWHNNDILPASVDGPVKNANCTSDFEEYFAKRKLEERDGHAVSIEEYLQRSDTAIIYPEAPEELSRLGTPEANGQEENDLPPGTPDAFAQLLTCPYCDRGYKRLTSLKEHIKYRHEKNEENFSCPLCSYTFAYRTQLERHMVTHKPGTDQHQMLTQGAGNRKFKCTECGKAFKYKHHLKEHLRIHSGEKPYECPNCKKRFSHSGSYSSHISSKKCIGLISVNGRMRNNIKTGSSPNSVSSSPTNSAITQLRNKLENGKPLSMSEPTGLLKIKTEPLDFNDYNKVLMATHGFSGTSPFMNGALGATSPLGVHPSAQSPMQHLGVGMEAPLLGFHTMNSNLSEVQKVLQIVDNTVSRQKMDCKAEEISKLKGYHMKDPCSQPEEQGVTSPNIPPVGLPVVSHNGATKSIIDYTLEKVNEAKACLQSLTTDSRRQISNIKKEKLRTLIDLVTDDKMIENHNISTPFSCQFCKESFPGPIPLHQHERYLCKMNEEIKAVLQPHENIVPNKAGVFVDNKALLLSSVLSEKGMTSPINPYKDHMSVLKAYYAMNMEPNSDELLKISIAVGLPQEFVKEWFEQRKVYQYSNSRSPSLERNSKPLVPNSNPPTKDSLLPRSPVKPMDSITSPSIAELHNSVTNCDPPLRLTKPSHFTNIKPVEKLDHSRSNTPSPLNLSSTSSKNSHSSSYTPNSFSSEELQAEPLDLSLPKQMKEPKSIIATKNKTKVGSINLDHNSVSSSSENSDEPLNLTFIKKEFSNSNNLDNKSANPVFGMNPFSAKPLYTALPPQSAFPPATFMPPVQTSIPGLRPYPGLDQMSFLPHMAYTYPTGAATFADMQQRRKYQRKPGFQGELLDGAQDYMSGLDDMTDSDSCLSRKKIKKTESGMYACDLCDKTFQKSSSLLRHKYEHTGKRPHQCQICKKAFKHKHHLIEHSRLHSGEKPYQCDKCGKRFSHSGSYSQHMNHRYSYCKREAEEREAAEREAREKGHLEPTELLMNRAYLQSITPQGYSDSEERESMPRDGESEKEHEKEGEDGYGKLGRQDGDEEFEEEEEESENKSMDTDPETIRDEEETGEHSMDDSSEDGKMETKSDHEEDNMEDGM; encoded by the exons TTAAGAATGCAAATTGCACATCAGACTTTGAGGAATACTTtgccaaaagaaaactggaggaaCGCGATGGCCACGCAGTCAGCATCGAAGAGTACCTTCAGCGCAGTGACACAGCCATCATTTACCCAGAAGCCCCTGAGGAACTGTCTCGCCTTGGCACGCCCGAGGCCAATGGGCAGGAAGAAAATG ACCTGCCACCTGGAACTCCAGATGCTTTTGCCCAACTGCTGACCTGCCCCTACTGCGACCGGGGCTACAAGCGCTTGACATCACTGAAGGAGCACATCAAGTACCGCCACGAGAAGAATGAAGAGAACTTTTCCTGCCCTCTGTGTAGCTACACGTTTGCCTACCGCACCCAGCTCGAGCGGCATATGGTGACGCACAAGCCAGGGACAGATCAG CACCAAATGCTGACCCAAGGAGCAGGTAATCGCAAGTTCAAATGCACAGAGTGCGGCAAGGCCTTCAAATATAAACACCATCTGAAAGAACACCTGCGAATTCATAGTG GTGAAAAACCGTACGAGTGCCCCAACTGCAAGAAACGTTTCTCCCATTCTGGTTCCTACAGTTCACACATCAGCAGCAAGAAATGTATTGGCTTAATCTCTGTAAATGGCCGGATGAGAAACAATATCAAGACGGGTTCTTCCCctaattctgtttcttcttctcctaCTAATTCAGCCATTACCCAGTTAAGAAACAAATTGGAGAATGGAAAACCACTTAGTATGTCTGAACCAACAGGcttacttaaaattaaaacagaaccACTAGACTTCAATGACTATAATAAAGTTCTTATGGCCACACACGGGTTTAGCGGCACTAGTCCCTTTATGAATGGTGCACTTGGAGCCACCAGCCCTTTAGGAGTTCATCCGTCTGCTCAGAGTCCGATGCAGCACTTAGGTGTAGGGATGGAAGCCCCTTTACTCGGATTTCACACAATGAATAGTAATTTAAGCGAGGTACAAAAGGTTCTACAGATTGTGGACAACACAGTTTCCAGGCAAAAAATGGACTGCAAGGCTGAAGAAATTTCCAAGTTGAAAGGTTATCACATGAAGGATCCATGCTCTCAACCTGAGGAACAAGGAGTTACTTCTCCTAATATTCCACCCGTAGGTCTTCCAGTAGTGAGTCATAATGGTGCCACTAAAAGTATTATCGACTACACGTTAGAAAAAGTCAATGAAGCCAAAGCTTGCCTCCAGAGCTTGACTACTGACTCAAGGAGACAGATCAGTAACATAAAGAAAGAGAAGCTACGTACTTTAATAGATTTGGTCACTGATGACAAAATGATTGAGAACCACAACATATCCACTCCATTCTCCTGCCAGTTCTGTAAAGAAAGTTTTCCTGGCCCCATTCCTTTGCATCAGCATGAACGTTACCTTTGTAAGATGAATGAAGAGATCAAGGCAGTCCTACAACCCCATGAAAACATAGTCCCCAACAAAGCCGGAGTTTTTGTTGATAATAAAGCCCTCCTCTTGTCATCTGTACTTTCTGAGAAAGGAATGACAAGCCCCATTAACCCGTACAAGGACCACATGTCTGTACTTAAAGCATATTATGCTATGAACATGGAGCCCAACTCTGATGAACTGCTGAAAATTTCTATTGCTGTGGGCCTTCCTCAGGAATTTGTGAAGGAATGGTTTGAGCAACGAAAAGTCTACCAGTACTCAAATTCCAGGTCACCATCACTGGAAAGGAACTCCAAGCCGTTAGTTCCCAACAGTAATCCTCCCACAAAAGACTCTTTATTACCCAGGTCTCCCGTAAAGCCTATGGACTCCATAACGTCACCGTCTATAGCAGAACTCCACAACAGTGTTACGAATTGTGATCCTCCTCTCAGGCTAACAAAACCTTCCCATTTTACCAATATTAAACCAGTTGAGAAATTGGACCACTCAAGGAGTAATACTCCTTCTCCCTTAAATCTTTCCTCCACATCTTCTAAAAACTCCCACAGTAGTTCTTACACTCCAAACAGCTTCTCTTCTGAGGAGCTCCAGGCTGAGCCTTTGGACTTGTCATTACCAAAACAGATGAAAGAACCCAAAAGTATTATAGccacaaagaacaaaacaaaagttgGCAGCATAAATTTAGACCACAACAGTGTTTCTTCGTCATCTGAAAACTCAGATGAGCCTCTGAACTTGACGTTTATCAAGAAGGAGTTTTCAAATTCAAATAATCTGGACAACAAAAGCGCTAACCCAGTGTTCGGCATGAACCCATTTAGTGCCAAACCTCTATACACAGCTCTTCCTCCACAAAGTGCATTTCCTCCTGCCACTTTCATGCCACCAGTCCAGACTAGTATCCCCGGGCTACGACCATACCCAGGACTGGATCAGATGAGCTTTCTACCACATATGGCCTATACTTACCCAACTGGAGCAGCTACTTTTGCTGATATGCAGCAAAGGAGAAAGTACCAGCGAAAACCAGGATTTCAG GGAGAATTGCTTGATGGAGCACAAGACTACATGTCAGGCCTAGATGACATGACAGACTCCGACTCCTGTCTGTCTCGAAAGAAGATCAAGAAGACAGAGAGTGGCATGTATGCATGTGACTTATGTGACAAGACATTCCAGAAAAGCAGTTCCCTTCTGCGACATAAATATGAACACACAG GAAAAAGACCACATCAGTGTCAGATTTGTAAGAAAGCGTTTAAACACAAGCACCACCTTATCGAGCACTCGAGGCTTCACTCAGGCGAGAAGCCCTATCAGTGCGATAAATGTGGCAAGCGCTTCTCACACTCGGGCTCCTACTCGCAGCACATGAATCACAGGTATTCCTACTGCAAGCGGGAGGCGGAGGAGCGGGAAGCGGCGGAGCGCGAGGCGCGCGAGAAAGGGCACTTGGAACCCACCGAGCTGCTGATGAACCGGGCTTACTTGCAGAGCATCACTCCTCAGGGTTACTCTGACTCGGAGGAGCGGGAGAGTATGCCGAGGGATGGCGAGAGCGAGAAGGAGCACGAGAAAGAAGGCGAGGATGGCTATGGCAAGCTGGGGAGACAGGATGGCGATGAGGAGTtcgaggaggaagaggaagaaagtgaaaataaaagtatGGATACGGATCCCGAAACGATACGAGATGAAGAAGAGACTGGAGAACACTCCATGGACGATAGTTCAGAGGATGGGAAAATGGAAACCAAATCAGACCACGAGGAAGACAATATGGAAGACGGCATGTAA